A genomic stretch from Bacillus sp. E(2018) includes:
- a CDS encoding aspartyl-phosphate phosphatase Spo0E family protein: protein MKATISATRLEKIEQLEALRNKMIQAANALGLQHPMVLNYSRKIDETHNKIMEMQQRDN from the coding sequence ATGAAAGCCACAATATCAGCCACTAGACTTGAAAAGATTGAACAATTAGAGGCATTGCGTAATAAAATGATACAAGCGGCGAACGCGTTAGGTCTGCAGCATCCCATGGTGTTAAATTATAGTAGGAAAATTGATGAGACACATAATAAGATCATGGAGATGCAACAAAGAGATAATTAA
- a CDS encoding iron-sulfur cluster assembly accessory protein — protein sequence MIVEITESAASRIKEMLADEENQNQFLRVAVKGGGCTGLSYGMGFDSDKSDTDREEMIEGIRVVVDEESAKVLKGTVVDFKQNMMGGGFTITNPNAIASCGCGSSFRTATNAGTPEEC from the coding sequence ATGATCGTTGAAATAACAGAAAGTGCAGCGAGTAGAATTAAAGAGATGCTTGCTGATGAAGAAAATCAAAATCAATTTCTCCGTGTAGCAGTTAAAGGCGGAGGATGTACAGGTCTATCTTACGGTATGGGTTTTGATAGTGATAAGAGTGACACAGACCGAGAAGAGATGATTGAGGGAATTCGCGTAGTTGTGGATGAAGAAAGTGCAAAAGTATTAAAAGGCACGGTGGTCGACTTTAAACAGAACATGATGGGTGGAGGGTTTACGATTACAAACCCGAACGCAATCGCATCATGCGGCTGCGGATCATCATTCCGTACAGCAACAAACGCTGGAACACCAGAAGAGTGTTAA
- a CDS encoding NAD(P)/FAD-dependent oxidoreductase — MTKEIYDITIIGGGPSGLFAAFYGGMRQMKVKIIESMPQLGGQLSALYPEKYIYDVAGFPKVLAQDLVNNLKEQAMQFNPTVVLEESVQNVEKNEEIFELTTDKNVHYSKAVLITAGVGAFQPRRLELATAQQYEGKNLHYFVNDLNAFAGKRVLVCGGGDSALDWSLMLEPICPEITLTHRRDKFRAHEHSVEQLMNSKVAVKTPYQIKELIGDGENISAVVLENGDVKETVEVDAVVVNYGFISSLGPIKTWGLDIQKNSIVVNSKMETNIKGIYAAGDVCTYDGKVKLIASGFGEAPTAINNAKSYIDPNAKTQPLHSTSLF; from the coding sequence ATGACAAAAGAAATTTACGATATCACAATTATCGGCGGAGGACCTTCAGGCTTGTTTGCTGCATTCTATGGTGGCATGCGTCAGATGAAGGTAAAAATCATTGAGAGCATGCCTCAACTTGGCGGTCAGTTATCTGCTCTTTATCCTGAAAAGTACATATATGATGTTGCTGGATTTCCTAAAGTCCTTGCTCAAGATCTCGTGAATAACCTGAAAGAGCAAGCGATGCAGTTCAACCCAACTGTTGTTTTAGAGGAATCCGTTCAAAACGTTGAAAAAAATGAAGAGATCTTTGAATTAACAACAGACAAAAATGTTCATTACAGCAAGGCAGTATTAATTACGGCTGGCGTAGGTGCATTTCAACCTCGTCGTTTAGAACTAGCGACCGCTCAACAATACGAAGGCAAAAACCTGCATTATTTTGTGAATGATCTTAACGCATTCGCAGGAAAACGTGTATTAGTTTGTGGCGGAGGAGATTCTGCTCTTGATTGGTCATTAATGCTCGAACCTATATGTCCAGAAATTACTTTAACCCATAGACGCGATAAGTTTCGTGCACACGAACATAGTGTCGAGCAGCTAATGAATTCAAAAGTTGCTGTTAAAACACCTTATCAAATAAAAGAGCTGATTGGTGATGGCGAGAATATCTCAGCCGTTGTTTTAGAAAATGGAGATGTTAAAGAAACTGTTGAAGTGGATGCTGTTGTCGTAAACTATGGTTTCATCTCTTCCCTCGGTCCTATTAAAACGTGGGGATTAGATATTCAAAAGAATTCAATCGTTGTAAATTCTAAAATGGAAACCAATATAAAAGGTATTTATGCTGCTGGTGATGTATGTACGTATGATGGCAAAGTAAAGTTGATCGCTTCAGGTTTTGGAGAAGCGCCAACGGCGATCAATAATGCAAAATCATATATCGATCCAAACGCGAAGACGCAACCTTTACACAGTACTAGCTTATTCTAA
- a CDS encoding NAD(P)/FAD-dependent oxidoreductase, whose protein sequence is MSKPKILILGGGYGGIMSAVRLQKELGSDEAEITLVNKHNYHYQTTWLHENAAGTLHHDKTRIMIDNIIDMNKVNFVQDTVKEIKKDEKIVILDNQELTYDYLIIALGSDPETFGIQGLKENAFSIRSINSVRKIREHIDYSFARYNNEGQPDELITIVVGGAGFTGIEFVGELADRVPELCREYDIPREKVRIVNIEAAPTVLPGFDEELVEYAINNLERRGVEFLVSTPIKECNEDGVILANGEEIKAATIVWTGGVRGNHLVEEAGFETMRGRVKVDKDLRMPGFDYIFVAGDCALIIDEEANRPYPPTAQIAIQQAYTIGRNIKALMNGGKLEEFKPDIKGTVASLGKGEAIGKVGNKKLFGATASAMKKVIDNRYLFLLGGVPMVIKKGKLKLF, encoded by the coding sequence ATGAGTAAGCCAAAAATTCTAATATTAGGCGGCGGCTATGGCGGAATTATGTCAGCTGTACGTTTACAAAAAGAGCTAGGTTCTGACGAAGCTGAGATCACGTTAGTAAATAAACATAACTATCATTATCAAACAACGTGGCTTCATGAGAACGCAGCAGGAACATTACACCATGACAAAACACGTATCATGATCGATAACATCATCGACATGAACAAAGTGAACTTTGTCCAAGATACAGTTAAAGAAATTAAAAAAGACGAAAAGATTGTTATCTTAGATAATCAAGAATTAACATACGACTACTTAATTATTGCTCTTGGTTCTGACCCTGAAACATTCGGTATCCAAGGTCTTAAAGAGAATGCGTTCAGCATCCGTAGCATTAACTCAGTTCGTAAAATTCGTGAGCATATCGACTATTCATTCGCTCGTTACAACAATGAAGGACAACCTGATGAACTTATTACAATCGTAGTAGGTGGAGCAGGATTTACAGGAATTGAATTCGTTGGTGAACTGGCTGACCGTGTTCCTGAACTTTGCCGTGAGTATGATATTCCTCGCGAAAAAGTTCGTATTGTAAATATTGAAGCTGCTCCAACAGTACTTCCTGGATTTGATGAGGAACTTGTTGAGTACGCAATCAATAACCTAGAACGTCGCGGCGTTGAATTCCTTGTAAGCACACCGATCAAAGAGTGTAATGAAGACGGTGTAATTCTTGCAAATGGTGAAGAGATCAAAGCAGCTACAATCGTTTGGACTGGTGGAGTACGTGGTAACCACCTAGTTGAAGAAGCTGGTTTCGAGACTATGCGCGGACGCGTTAAAGTCGACAAAGATCTTCGCATGCCTGGATTTGATTATATTTTTGTTGCAGGAGACTGTGCACTTATCATCGATGAGGAAGCAAACCGTCCATATCCTCCAACTGCTCAAATCGCTATTCAACAAGCTTACACAATCGGCCGTAACATCAAGGCGTTGATGAACGGTGGCAAGCTTGAAGAGTTTAAGCCTGATATTAAAGGTACAGTTGCGTCCCTTGGTAAAGGTGAAGCGATTGGTAAAGTTGGAAACAAGAAATTATTCGGTGCTACTGCATCTGCAATGAAAAAAGTAATCGATAACCGTTACCTGTTCTTACTTGGTGGGGTACCGATGGTTATTAAAAAAGGTAAACTAAAACTGTTTTAA
- a CDS encoding NUDIX hydrolase: MTKKDRGNVWLAAAGLLIDEDGRWLVVKKNYGGLKGKWSIPAGFVDAGETVDEAAVREVYEETGIVGEVSTILGIRSGVIKETISDNMVVFLLRRKQGDLSQHSSEIETAAFLTPEELKADPDTSLMIHYFMESKVKFLEDKINPGDVFGYTTYKVMDCR; the protein is encoded by the coding sequence ATGACGAAAAAAGACAGAGGAAACGTTTGGCTTGCAGCGGCTGGCCTACTGATCGACGAGGATGGAAGGTGGCTTGTCGTGAAAAAGAACTATGGTGGCCTTAAGGGGAAATGGTCCATACCGGCTGGCTTTGTAGATGCAGGAGAAACGGTCGACGAGGCTGCTGTTCGTGAAGTTTATGAAGAGACAGGCATCGTTGGAGAAGTTAGTACAATACTTGGTATACGCTCAGGGGTTATTAAAGAAACAATTAGTGATAATATGGTTGTTTTTTTATTGAGAAGAAAGCAGGGAGATCTTTCACAACATTCAAGTGAGATTGAAACAGCTGCTTTCCTAACACCAGAAGAACTTAAAGCAGATCCTGATACTTCATTAATGATTCATTACTTTATGGAAAGCAAAGTAAAGTTTTTAGAAGATAAAATCAATCCTGGAGACGTATTCGGTTATACGACTTATAAGGTGATGGATTGTAGATAA
- a CDS encoding YuiA family protein has protein sequence MRKHAIQKKHDQCPYCEGKGYFQLLLGGSETCVECCGSGKKRA, from the coding sequence ATGAGAAAACATGCGATTCAGAAAAAACATGATCAATGTCCATACTGTGAGGGAAAGGGTTATTTTCAGCTCTTGCTTGGAGGATCTGAAACGTGTGTGGAATGCTGCGGAAGCGGCAAAAAAAGAGCTTAA
- a CDS encoding YuiB family protein, with translation MDLLLPQFIISMLLFMVLFFGIGFLFNMLLRATWFMVILYPIVVIMIVDDIRFFEYFTKPGTSFQLLGSDLLNLSVSDITILACGLIGAILSGVAIKMLRVRGYQMF, from the coding sequence ATGGATTTGCTATTGCCGCAATTCATTATTTCAATGTTGCTTTTTATGGTTCTGTTCTTTGGAATCGGTTTCTTGTTTAACATGCTTTTACGTGCTACTTGGTTTATGGTTATTCTATATCCAATAGTCGTCATAATGATTGTAGATGATATTCGTTTTTTCGAGTATTTTACTAAGCCAGGTACGAGCTTTCAATTACTTGGAAGTGATCTTTTAAATTTATCAGTATCAGATATTACGATACTTGCTTGTGGATTGATCGGTGCGATTCTTTCTGGAGTTGCCATCAAGATGCTTCGAGTACGCGGTTATCAGATGTTTTAA
- a CDS encoding 3D domain-containing protein, which translates to MLRKIVKRTTIVILFVCAVFTTFRSISGVEADDLATWLDEKQSDNKFVETTLSVLTESLKTLPTIYKPNLMLSSAEVKQRSLEDEMNLTQYPSVHVTATGYTAGHESTGKSKSHPAYGITKSGLKVRRDLYSTIAADPAVFPIGTVLWIPGYGYGVVADTGSAIKGNRLDLFYNTVDEVYKKWGKKNIDVYIVERGDGKITENELNDLNEEKSMQVFRQQYLYK; encoded by the coding sequence ATTTTAAGAAAAATTGTAAAGAGAACCACGATTGTTATCCTATTTGTATGTGCAGTATTTACAACATTTCGGTCTATTTCTGGTGTAGAGGCAGATGATCTAGCTACTTGGTTAGATGAAAAACAGTCAGACAACAAGTTTGTTGAGACGACACTCAGTGTATTAACAGAGTCCTTAAAGACTTTGCCTACCATTTATAAGCCTAACTTGATGCTTTCATCTGCAGAGGTGAAGCAGCGATCTCTTGAAGATGAGATGAATCTTACTCAATATCCTTCTGTTCATGTGACAGCAACAGGCTACACGGCAGGTCATGAGAGTACAGGTAAGTCGAAAAGTCATCCTGCATATGGAATCACCAAATCAGGTTTAAAGGTGAGAAGAGACCTTTATTCTACCATTGCTGCTGATCCTGCAGTTTTTCCCATCGGCACGGTTCTTTGGATTCCAGGTTACGGATATGGAGTAGTTGCAGATACGGGATCAGCCATTAAAGGCAACAGGTTGGATCTATTTTATAACACGGTAGACGAAGTGTATAAAAAGTGGGGCAAGAAAAATATTGATGTGTATATAGTCGAGCGTGGAGACGGAAAGATAACAGAAAATGAACTGAATGATCTAAACGAAGAAAAGTCCATGCAAGTGTTTAGACAACAATACTTATACAAATGA
- a CDS encoding cobalamin-binding protein, with protein MRIISICPSNTELMHYLGLTSKLIGVDDFSDWPKDIAKLPRLGPDLSIDMDKLQSLEPDLVLASLSVPGMEKNIEELERRRIPHVIYNPQSLSDIQKDLLDLGNRTDKLEEAKKVTDWMKNEINQYEIISSSLTYRKKVYFEWWPKPIFTPGKVNWLTEIAYLAGGENLFQDVELASVQTSWEDVVSREPDIIGMVWVGVKTEKMQISHIQKREGWQHLHTNLRTEIFKLEESLFCRPSPRLIIGMKRLAGLIHPDHFPVFLPEEEESYIKKLQVI; from the coding sequence TTGAGAATCATTTCAATTTGCCCAAGTAACACAGAACTGATGCATTATTTAGGATTAACTTCAAAGTTGATCGGAGTCGATGACTTTTCAGATTGGCCAAAGGATATTGCAAAACTTCCGAGATTAGGTCCAGATCTATCGATTGACATGGATAAACTTCAATCTCTAGAGCCCGATCTTGTACTAGCCAGCTTAAGTGTACCTGGAATGGAGAAAAACATAGAAGAATTGGAAAGACGCAGAATTCCACATGTCATTTATAATCCACAAAGTCTTTCAGATATCCAAAAAGATCTGCTCGATCTTGGTAATAGAACAGATAAGTTGGAAGAAGCTAAAAAAGTAACGGATTGGATGAAGAATGAGATCAATCAATACGAGATCATAAGCAGCTCCTTAACATACAGAAAAAAAGTGTATTTTGAGTGGTGGCCAAAACCCATCTTTACACCTGGTAAGGTGAACTGGCTCACAGAAATCGCTTATCTTGCTGGCGGAGAGAACTTGTTTCAAGACGTGGAACTGGCAAGTGTTCAAACATCATGGGAAGATGTTGTAAGCCGAGAGCCAGATATCATAGGAATGGTTTGGGTCGGTGTCAAAACAGAAAAGATGCAGATTTCCCATATTCAAAAGCGAGAAGGCTGGCAGCATTTACACACTAATCTTCGTACTGAGATTTTCAAACTTGAGGAGTCACTCTTTTGCCGTCCCTCACCACGTTTAATCATCGGTATGAAACGATTAGCTGGGCTTATACATCCAGATCATTTTCCTGTTTTCTTACCAGAGGAAGAAGAAAGCTACATAAAGAAGCTTCAGGTCATTTAA
- a CDS encoding divergent PAP2 family protein encodes MPDILLNFPLIAALLGVFSAQFLKIPIHFYHTRKIRWELFISTGGMPSSHSAAVTSLATAVGALHGLGSTLFAIAAMFAIIVMYDAKGIRWHAGEQAAVLNDLVEEFRNHVRESDRFQEKKVEEQRKELKELLGHRPSEVFFGGLLGILQTILLSWLFIS; translated from the coding sequence ATGCCAGATATTCTATTGAACTTTCCATTAATAGCAGCCTTACTTGGTGTATTTTCTGCACAATTCTTAAAAATTCCTATCCATTTTTATCATACTAGAAAAATTAGATGGGAGTTATTTATTAGTACAGGTGGAATGCCTAGTTCACACTCAGCTGCTGTTACTTCATTAGCTACCGCCGTTGGAGCCTTACACGGATTGGGTTCAACTCTTTTCGCCATCGCTGCCATGTTTGCAATCATCGTCATGTACGATGCAAAAGGTATCCGTTGGCATGCAGGAGAACAAGCAGCCGTATTGAATGACTTAGTAGAAGAATTCAGAAACCATGTGAGGGAATCAGATAGATTTCAAGAAAAAAAGGTGGAAGAACAAAGAAAAGAACTAAAAGAACTTCTTGGCCATCGTCCTAGTGAAGTATTCTTTGGCGGACTTCTCGGAATTCTTCAAACGATACTCTTGTCATGGTTGTTCATATCATAG
- a CDS encoding DUF309 domain-containing protein: MEHFPEEYYEFFIVFNDGDYYTGHDLLEEVWLTDRSNLFIKGLLQMTVALYHYEYGNLKGARQMMRVAKEYLTPYKPVEWQLNVEKVLLFIDHCLNVIPDNLDRVSYEEVVHLPILPKLYLNLEE, encoded by the coding sequence ATGGAGCATTTTCCCGAAGAGTATTATGAATTCTTTATCGTTTTTAACGATGGAGATTATTACACAGGTCACGATCTATTAGAAGAAGTGTGGCTCACTGACCGCAGTAACCTGTTTATTAAAGGATTGCTACAGATGACGGTTGCTCTGTATCACTATGAATATGGAAACCTAAAAGGAGCTAGACAAATGATGAGGGTAGCTAAAGAGTATCTAACTCCATATAAACCAGTTGAGTGGCAGTTGAATGTAGAGAAAGTACTATTATTTATTGACCATTGTCTGAATGTCATCCCTGATAATCTAGACAGAGTTTCATACGAGGAAGTTGTTCATCTGCCTATTCTTCCAAAACTTTATTTAAATTTAGAAGAATAA
- a CDS encoding leucyl aminopeptidase: MFTIKQLWNTSEQEEVLLVGLFQEPKLTGVMADMDNKLSGTITDLIKEGDLSNRLKSIKKLNTLGQLGTKRVYFAGLGKREDFTYDKARSTFGRAVQEITKEKRTHFSILMDTFQTDKLSMEKLAHAFSEAAGTAVYKFEDYKKKTNEPQKRLENITVYTENSEVEAGLTSGFAYAKGINFARDLVNTPANLLTPTDLAAEAIDVALEYGMEYEILEKEDMEKLGMGAILAVSKGSDQLPKLITVKYQGGKKEDSYVALVGKGLTFDAGGYSIKPALNMHEMKSDMGGSAAVLGAMEAIGRLKPEINIMFVIPSSENLINGEAMKPGDVITSLSGKTIEVRNTDAEGRLILADAITYAKEQGAKYIVDVATLTGGVVVALGDCTTGALTNNEEFYEHIKQSAADEAEYLWLLPSFQPFKDMLKTSDVADLNNSTGRLGHAITGGLFVGEFAENTPWVHLDIAGTAYSGKSTELGPKGATGVMVRTLVNFVRNFKA; the protein is encoded by the coding sequence ATGTTTACGATCAAACAACTTTGGAATACTAGCGAACAAGAAGAAGTCCTACTGGTCGGTTTATTTCAAGAACCAAAACTTACTGGTGTCATGGCAGATATGGATAATAAATTAAGTGGAACAATTACTGATCTTATAAAAGAAGGGGATCTTTCTAATCGCCTAAAAAGCATCAAAAAGCTTAATACACTTGGTCAGCTCGGTACGAAAAGGGTTTATTTTGCAGGGTTAGGAAAGCGTGAAGACTTTACGTATGACAAAGCTAGAAGCACGTTTGGAAGAGCAGTTCAAGAGATAACAAAAGAAAAGCGAACACACTTTTCTATATTGATGGACACGTTTCAAACGGATAAGCTTTCAATGGAAAAGCTTGCTCATGCTTTTAGTGAAGCAGCTGGTACGGCAGTATATAAATTTGAAGACTACAAAAAGAAAACGAATGAACCACAAAAGAGATTAGAAAATATAACTGTTTATACGGAAAACAGTGAAGTTGAAGCTGGGCTGACGAGTGGATTTGCTTATGCAAAAGGAATCAACTTTGCTCGAGATTTGGTGAACACACCTGCTAACCTTCTTACACCAACAGACCTTGCGGCAGAAGCGATTGATGTGGCGCTTGAATACGGCATGGAATATGAGATTCTTGAAAAAGAAGACATGGAGAAGCTGGGAATGGGAGCAATACTTGCGGTTAGTAAAGGATCAGATCAGCTTCCAAAATTGATCACAGTAAAATATCAAGGCGGTAAGAAGGAAGATTCTTATGTTGCTTTAGTAGGAAAAGGGTTAACCTTTGATGCGGGAGGCTATTCCATTAAACCTGCTCTCAACATGCATGAGATGAAAAGCGATATGGGTGGAAGTGCAGCTGTATTAGGAGCTATGGAAGCAATCGGACGACTGAAGCCTGAGATTAATATAATGTTTGTGATTCCATCTTCAGAGAACTTGATCAACGGAGAGGCTATGAAGCCAGGAGATGTGATCACTTCACTGAGTGGAAAGACTATTGAAGTTCGAAACACAGATGCTGAAGGACGTCTCATTTTAGCCGATGCGATTACGTATGCAAAGGAACAAGGGGCTAAGTATATAGTTGACGTTGCTACTTTAACTGGCGGAGTGGTCGTTGCACTAGGAGATTGTACCACTGGTGCCCTAACGAACAACGAAGAGTTCTATGAACATATTAAGCAATCTGCAGCGGATGAAGCGGAGTATTTGTGGCTCCTTCCAAGTTTTCAGCCATTTAAAGATATGCTAAAAACAAGTGATGTTGCAGATCTTAACAACTCAACAGGCAGACTAGGTCATGCCATTACTGGTGGATTGTTTGTAGGTGAGTTCGCTGAAAACACGCCGTGGGTCCATTTAGATATAGCAGGTACCGCCTATTCTGGAAAATCCACAGAGTTAGGTCCTAAAGGAGCAACTGGTGTTATGGTTCGAACACTGGTTAACTTCGTAAGAAACTTTAAAGCATAA
- a CDS encoding Na+/H+ antiporter family protein, whose translation MNAVVLAVAVMLVLSLLRIHVVVALLIGALTGGLFAGMSLSDTIAVFTEGLSSNAVIALSYALLGSFAVALSRTGLPDLMVKSAIRLVSREGEAKKRSLSKVLILFIILMISSFSQNLIPVHIAIIPIFIPPLLHVLNELEIDRRLVATVITFGLITPYMWFPVGFGGIFHEILQTNMKDSGLTIRLDQIPTAMTIPSLGMIVGLVIAFFSYRKPRKYVNRKIGTATDETVTYTKRSIIVAILSVLATLTVQLQTDSMIFGALSGIIVLYFSGQLKLNSSDALLTEGMKMMSYIGFVMIAAAGFAAVMRKTGEVETLVKESAALIGNSTALGVLLMLVIGLLVTMGIGSSFSTIPIITTIFVPLSAEIGLSLMATIAVIGTAAALGDAGSPASDSTLGPTSGLNVDNQHNHIWDTCVPTFLHYNLPVIAFGFIAAMVL comes from the coding sequence ATGAATGCTGTAGTATTAGCGGTAGCTGTTATGCTAGTACTTAGCCTTTTACGTATACATGTTGTTGTAGCCTTGTTAATTGGTGCTTTGACTGGCGGGCTTTTTGCAGGAATGAGTTTATCTGACACGATAGCAGTATTTACAGAAGGATTAAGTTCAAATGCAGTTATTGCTTTAAGTTATGCCTTGTTAGGAAGTTTTGCAGTAGCATTATCTCGAACAGGACTTCCCGATTTAATGGTGAAAAGTGCAATTCGACTTGTAAGTAGAGAAGGAGAAGCCAAAAAGAGATCTTTATCTAAAGTACTTATATTGTTTATTATATTAATGATTTCTTCTTTTTCTCAAAACTTGATTCCAGTTCACATTGCGATCATACCGATTTTTATTCCACCGCTTTTGCACGTTTTAAATGAATTAGAAATAGATCGACGATTAGTAGCAACTGTGATTACTTTTGGTCTTATCACACCGTACATGTGGTTTCCAGTTGGGTTCGGAGGAATATTCCATGAGATCCTTCAAACAAACATGAAAGATAGTGGATTAACCATCCGATTAGACCAAATACCAACTGCAATGACTATCCCATCTCTTGGGATGATTGTAGGTCTAGTAATTGCGTTTTTCAGTTACCGCAAACCGAGAAAATATGTTAATAGAAAAATTGGAACAGCCACTGATGAAACTGTAACCTATACGAAGCGTTCTATTATCGTAGCTATTTTATCCGTACTTGCAACTTTAACTGTCCAGCTTCAAACAGATTCAATGATCTTTGGTGCGTTATCGGGAATCATTGTTCTTTATTTTAGCGGACAATTAAAGCTAAATTCTTCAGATGCACTTTTAACTGAAGGAATGAAAATGATGTCTTATATCGGATTTGTTATGATTGCTGCTGCAGGTTTTGCTGCTGTTATGCGCAAAACGGGCGAAGTCGAAACTTTAGTTAAAGAAAGTGCCGCACTAATCGGGAACTCCACTGCGCTTGGTGTTCTGCTAATGCTCGTCATCGGATTACTCGTTACGATGGGGATCGGCTCGTCATTTTCAACTATACCAATCATCACTACGATATTTGTTCCACTCTCTGCAGAAATAGGTTTAAGTCTAATGGCAACAATTGCTGTCATTGGAACAGCTGCAGCGTTAGGTGATGCTGGTTCTCCTGCGTCAGACAGTACACTTGGACCTACATCAGGTTTGAATGTAGACAATCAGCATAATCATATATGGGATACATGTGTCCCGACGTTCTTACATTATAACCTTCCAGTAATTGCATTTGGCTTTATTGCAGCTATGGTATTATAA